One Cellulomonas sp. NS3 genomic region harbors:
- a CDS encoding CAP domain-containing protein: MIAPALPGPTHAADPSRRARTWIARLGLVAAALALLTTGIAVPPSAVERASAATAEGSVYQPVTPRRVMSFAPMGPASTRTLRISGVPAGATAVALNVTATQVRGTASTYVSACAAGTPLATCRATSAFNPVAGEDTPAAVLVALGGPAGDEVTFYNNTGSLLLIADLHGFYVSAATGTGAQYSPVTPRRVLSSHAMGPGQAHTLTLPDAPPGATAVAVNLTSTGASTTSFVSACPAGQPLAECSTSSTLNPFPGRDLTNFAVVRLGGPSADQITLYNNAGTMRLIADVTGYFTTDEAAPDAGRYVPVPPARVLSFAPFGAGQATVLTLPDVPAGATAVAMNVTAAGTSQPTFVSTCPGGTPLSTCTQTSSLNPRPGVDGANNVMLRLGGPYRNQVTLYNNAGSTRLIADLQGYFVGDPSVAVPTPPPSPTPTPAPTPPPVPGVPAPGSPEAYIVSRVNQVRAENGLAPLQYRARLGEVAEAWTVSMATSKVLSHNPQVGTQIEPGWSSWGENVGYAGGYGDNAERIFTSWMNSAGHRANILNPGFTSIGVGAALDSRGYLWSTQNFATYR; this comes from the coding sequence GTGATCGCTCCCGCCCTTCCCGGTCCCACCCACGCCGCCGACCCGTCCCGCCGGGCGCGGACCTGGATCGCGCGCCTCGGGCTCGTCGCCGCGGCGCTCGCGCTCCTCACGACCGGGATCGCCGTCCCGCCGTCGGCGGTCGAGCGCGCGTCGGCCGCCACCGCCGAGGGGTCGGTGTACCAGCCGGTGACCCCGCGCCGCGTCATGAGCTTCGCCCCGATGGGCCCGGCGTCGACCCGCACGCTGCGGATCTCCGGCGTCCCCGCCGGCGCGACCGCCGTCGCCCTCAACGTCACCGCGACCCAGGTCAGGGGGACCGCCTCGACGTACGTGTCCGCCTGCGCCGCGGGGACACCGCTCGCGACGTGCCGCGCGACGTCGGCGTTCAACCCGGTCGCCGGGGAGGACACCCCGGCGGCGGTGCTCGTCGCGCTCGGCGGGCCGGCCGGCGACGAGGTCACCTTCTACAACAACACGGGCTCGCTCCTGCTCATCGCGGACCTGCACGGGTTCTACGTGTCGGCGGCGACGGGGACCGGTGCGCAGTACTCCCCCGTGACCCCGCGCCGGGTGCTGTCGTCCCACGCCATGGGCCCGGGCCAGGCGCACACCCTGACGCTGCCCGACGCCCCGCCCGGGGCGACGGCCGTCGCGGTCAACCTGACGTCCACCGGGGCGAGCACGACGTCGTTCGTCTCGGCGTGCCCGGCGGGCCAGCCGCTCGCGGAGTGCTCCACGTCGTCGACGCTCAACCCGTTCCCGGGCCGCGACCTGACGAACTTCGCCGTCGTCCGGCTCGGCGGCCCCTCGGCCGACCAGATCACGCTCTACAACAACGCGGGGACGATGCGGCTCATCGCCGACGTCACCGGGTACTTCACGACCGACGAGGCCGCCCCCGACGCGGGCCGGTACGTGCCGGTGCCGCCCGCGCGGGTGCTGTCCTTCGCGCCGTTCGGGGCGGGTCAGGCGACGGTCCTGACCCTGCCGGACGTGCCCGCAGGCGCCACCGCGGTCGCGATGAACGTGACGGCGGCGGGCACCAGCCAGCCGACGTTCGTCTCGACGTGCCCCGGAGGCACGCCGCTGTCGACGTGCACGCAGACGTCGTCGCTCAACCCGCGGCCCGGCGTCGACGGGGCCAACAACGTCATGCTCCGGCTCGGCGGGCCCTACCGGAACCAGGTGACCCTCTACAACAACGCGGGCAGCACGCGCCTCATCGCGGACCTCCAGGGGTACTTCGTCGGCGACCCGTCCGTGGCCGTCCCGACTCCCCCGCCGTCCCCGACGCCCACCCCGGCGCCGACGCCTCCGCCCGTCCCCGGCGTGCCCGCACCGGGCAGCCCCGAGGCGTACATCGTGAGCCGCGTCAACCAGGTGCGTGCGGAGAACGGACTGGCGCCCCTGCAGTACCGCGCGCGCCTCGGCGAGGTCGCCGAGGCCTGGACGGTGTCGATGGCCACCTCGAAGGTCCTGAGCCACAACCCGCAGGTCGGCACGCAGATCGAGCCCGGCTGGTCGTCGTGGGGCGAGAACGTCGGCTACGCCGGCGGGTACGGGGACAACGCCGAGCGCATCTTCACGAGCTGGATGAACTCCGCGGGGCACCGTGCCAACATCCTGAACCCGGGCTTCACGTCGATCGGGGTCGGGGCCGCGCTCGACTCGCGGGGCTACCTCTGGTCGACGCAGAACTTCGCGACCTACCGCTGA
- the nrdF gene encoding class 1b ribonucleoside-diphosphate reductase subunit beta produces the protein MSEKLKLVSRVSAINWNRLDDDKDAEVWDRLVGNFWLPEKVPVSNDIQSWATLTPQEQELTMRVFTGLTLLDTIQGTVGAVSLIPDAITPHEEAVYTNIAFMESVHAKSYSSIFSTLCSTREIDDAFRWSEENSNLQRKAEIVMDYYRGDSPLKRKVASTLLESFLFYSGFYLPMYWSSRAKLTNTADLIRLIIRDEAVHGYYIGYKYQKGLEKLSEAERAELKDYTFELLFELYDNEVEYTQDLYDGVGLTEDVKKFLRYNANKALMNLGYEALFPRDETDVNPAILSALSPNADENHDFFSGSGSSYVIGKAVNTEDEDWDF, from the coding sequence ATGAGTGAGAAGCTGAAGCTGGTCAGCCGCGTCTCGGCGATCAACTGGAACCGCCTGGACGACGACAAGGACGCCGAGGTGTGGGACCGCCTCGTCGGGAACTTCTGGCTCCCCGAGAAGGTCCCGGTCTCCAACGACATCCAGTCGTGGGCGACCCTGACCCCGCAGGAGCAGGAGCTCACGATGCGGGTCTTCACCGGCCTGACGCTCCTGGACACGATCCAGGGCACGGTCGGCGCGGTGAGCCTGATCCCCGACGCGATCACGCCGCACGAGGAGGCCGTCTACACGAACATCGCGTTCATGGAGTCGGTGCACGCCAAGTCGTACTCGTCGATCTTCTCGACGCTGTGCTCGACGCGCGAGATCGACGACGCGTTCCGCTGGTCGGAGGAGAACTCCAACCTGCAGCGCAAGGCCGAGATCGTCATGGACTACTACCGCGGCGACTCCCCGCTCAAGCGCAAGGTCGCGAGCACGCTGCTCGAGTCGTTCCTCTTCTACTCGGGCTTCTACCTGCCCATGTACTGGTCGAGCCGGGCCAAGCTCACGAACACGGCCGACCTGATCCGCCTGATCATCCGTGACGAGGCCGTGCACGGGTACTACATCGGCTACAAGTACCAGAAGGGCCTCGAGAAGCTCTCGGAGGCCGAGCGCGCGGAGCTCAAGGACTACACGTTCGAGCTGCTCTTCGAGCTGTACGACAACGAGGTGGAGTACACGCAGGACCTCTACGACGGTGTCGGCCTGACCGAGGACGTCAAGAAGTTCCTGCGCTACAACGCCAACAAGGCGCTGATGAACCTCGGCTACGAGGCGCTGTTCCCGCGCGACGAGACCGACGTCAACCCGGCGATCCTCTCGGCGCTGTCGCCGAACGCGGACGAGAACCACGACTTCTTCTCGGGGTCGGGCTCGTCGTACGTCATCGGCAAGGCCGTCAACACCGAGGACGAGGACTGGGACTTCTGA
- a CDS encoding HNH endonuclease yields the protein MASTSRRARAANRRRRRMGAVEHDLDAAQWAALQAAWGGCAYCGAGAGADSLQRDCVLPISRGGRYTWDNVVPACRSCNASKCNTEVTAWLRRKRLDERQFLLRHAEIRAAVRTGAAPEDVPLTPSSA from the coding sequence ATGGCAAGCACGAGCCGCCGGGCGCGGGCCGCGAACCGGCGGCGTCGCCGGATGGGCGCGGTCGAGCACGACCTCGACGCGGCCCAGTGGGCAGCCCTGCAGGCGGCGTGGGGCGGCTGCGCCTACTGCGGCGCGGGCGCCGGCGCGGACTCCCTGCAGCGGGACTGCGTGCTCCCGATCTCGCGCGGGGGCCGGTACACCTGGGACAACGTGGTGCCGGCGTGCCGCTCGTGCAACGCCAGCAAGTGCAACACCGAGGTCACCGCGTGGCTGCGGCGCAAGCGGCTCGACGAGCGCCAGTTCCTGCTCCGGCACGCCGAGATCCGCGCCGCGGTCCGCACCGGAGCGGCGCCGGAGGACGTGCCGCTCACCCCGTCGTCCGCGTAG
- the nrdI gene encoding class Ib ribonucleoside-diphosphate reductase assembly flavoprotein NrdI, with the protein MSSLVYFSSASENTHRFVEKLGLPAQRIPLTPKEPFLHVDEPYVLVVPTYGGGNEGGAVPRQVVRFLNDESNRALLRGVIAAGNTNFGEAYCIAGDIIAAKCDVPYLYGFELLGTNEDVTRVREGLRTFWQRQSRIPA; encoded by the coding sequence ATGAGCTCGCTGGTCTACTTCTCCAGCGCCTCGGAGAACACGCACCGCTTCGTCGAGAAGCTCGGCCTCCCCGCGCAGCGCATCCCGCTGACGCCCAAGGAGCCGTTCCTCCACGTCGACGAGCCCTACGTCCTCGTCGTCCCCACGTACGGAGGCGGCAACGAGGGCGGCGCGGTGCCACGGCAGGTCGTCCGGTTCCTCAACGACGAGAGCAACCGCGCGCTCCTGCGCGGGGTCATCGCCGCGGGGAACACCAACTTCGGCGAGGCGTACTGCATCGCCGGCGACATCATCGCCGCGAAGTGCGACGTGCCGTACCTGTACGGCTTCGAGCTCTTGGGAACGAACGAGGACGTCACCCGCGTCCGCGAGGGATTGAGGACATTTTGGCAGCGACAGTCACGGATACCGGCGTAG
- a CDS encoding heat shock protein transcriptional repressor HspR, with amino-acid sequence MVSEDAQVYVISVAAELAGMHPQTLRQYDRLGLVSPGRTRGRGRRYSLRDIATLREVQRLSQDEGVNLAGIKRILELEQQVDRLQRQVEYLRAFTEPGRRVFTAAPSGDVVAVRPGQRPPGPRTVRGELTATPGALVLWRPSGP; translated from the coding sequence ATGGTCTCCGAGGACGCGCAGGTCTACGTGATCTCGGTCGCGGCCGAGCTCGCGGGCATGCACCCGCAGACGCTCCGCCAGTACGACCGGCTCGGCCTCGTCTCGCCCGGGCGCACGCGCGGGCGGGGCCGGCGGTACTCGCTGCGCGACATCGCGACGCTCCGCGAGGTGCAACGGCTCTCGCAGGACGAGGGCGTCAACCTCGCGGGCATCAAGCGCATCCTCGAGCTCGAGCAGCAGGTGGACCGGCTCCAGCGGCAGGTCGAGTACCTGCGCGCGTTCACCGAGCCGGGCCGCCGCGTGTTCACCGCGGCACCGTCGGGCGACGTCGTCGCGGTCCGTCCGGGGCAGCGCCCGCCGGGCCCGCGCACCGTGCGGGGCGAGCTCACGGCGACGCCGGGGGCGCTCGTGCTCTGGCGGCCGAGCGGGCCCTGA
- the nrdE gene encoding class 1b ribonucleoside-diphosphate reductase subunit alpha, translated as MDYHSLNAMLNLYGPDGKIQFDKDREAARQYFLQHVNQNTVFFHDLKEKLDYLVENKYYEPEVLAKYDPAFVKTLFEYAYSKKFRFQTFLGAFKYYTSYTLKTFDGKRYLERFEDRVCMVALTLADGNEDFALSMVDEIIAGRFQPATPTFLNSGKAQRGEAVSCFLLRIEDNMESIARGINSALQLSKRGGGVALLLSNIREHGAPIKHIENQSSGVIPVMKLLEDSFSYANQLGARQGAGAVYLHAHHPDIYRFLDTKRENADEKIRIKTLSLGVVIPDITFELAKKNEDMYLFSPYDVERVYGKPFADISVTEKYYEMVDDARIRKTKINAREFFQTLAELQFESGYPYVMFEDTVNRANPIKGKITHSNLCSEILQVSTPSTYNDDLSYEHVGRDISCNLGSMNIALAMDSPDFGKTVETAIRALTAVSDQTTIDSVPSIRRANAGGHAIGLGQMNLHGYLARERVHYGSEEGLDFTNIYFYTVAYHAIRASNRLAIERSQKFDGFEDSKYATGEYFQKYVERAWEPRTARVRELFATAGVHIPTQDDWRELAASVQEHGLYNQNLQAVPPTGSISYINHSTSSIHPVASKIEIRKEGKIGRVYYPAPFLTNDNLEYYDDAYEIGYEKIIDTYAEATQHVDQGLSLTLFFKDTATTRDINRAQIYAWRKGIKTLYYIRLRQMALEGTEVEGCVSCML; from the coding sequence ATGGATTACCACTCCCTCAACGCGATGCTCAACCTGTACGGTCCCGACGGCAAGATCCAGTTCGACAAGGACCGCGAGGCGGCACGCCAGTACTTCCTCCAGCACGTCAACCAGAACACGGTCTTCTTCCACGACCTCAAGGAGAAGCTCGACTACCTCGTCGAGAACAAGTACTACGAGCCCGAGGTCCTCGCGAAGTACGACCCCGCCTTCGTCAAGACCCTCTTCGAGTACGCGTACTCCAAGAAGTTCCGCTTCCAGACGTTCCTCGGCGCGTTCAAGTACTACACGTCGTACACGCTCAAGACGTTCGACGGGAAGCGGTACCTCGAGCGCTTCGAGGACCGCGTGTGCATGGTCGCGCTGACGCTCGCCGACGGCAACGAGGACTTCGCCCTCTCGATGGTCGACGAGATCATCGCCGGCCGCTTCCAGCCCGCGACGCCGACGTTCCTCAACTCGGGCAAGGCGCAGCGCGGCGAGGCCGTCTCCTGCTTCCTGCTGCGCATCGAGGACAACATGGAGTCCATCGCGCGCGGCATCAACTCCGCGCTGCAGCTCTCCAAGCGCGGCGGCGGCGTGGCCCTCCTGCTCAGCAACATCCGTGAGCACGGTGCGCCGATCAAGCACATCGAGAACCAGTCCTCGGGCGTCATCCCCGTGATGAAGCTCCTCGAGGACTCCTTCTCCTACGCCAACCAGCTCGGCGCGCGCCAGGGCGCCGGTGCGGTGTACCTGCACGCGCACCACCCGGACATCTACCGGTTCCTCGACACCAAGCGCGAGAACGCCGACGAGAAGATCCGCATCAAGACGCTCTCGCTCGGCGTCGTGATCCCGGACATCACGTTCGAGCTCGCGAAGAAGAACGAGGACATGTACCTGTTCTCGCCGTACGACGTCGAGCGCGTCTACGGCAAGCCGTTCGCGGACATCTCGGTCACCGAGAAGTACTACGAGATGGTCGACGACGCGCGCATCCGCAAGACGAAGATCAACGCGCGCGAGTTCTTCCAGACCCTGGCCGAGCTGCAGTTCGAGTCCGGCTACCCGTACGTGATGTTCGAGGACACGGTCAACCGTGCGAACCCCATCAAGGGCAAGATCACGCACTCGAACCTGTGCTCGGAGATCCTCCAGGTCTCGACGCCGTCGACCTACAACGACGACCTGTCCTACGAGCACGTGGGCCGCGACATCTCGTGCAACCTCGGCTCGATGAACATCGCGCTCGCGATGGACTCGCCCGACTTCGGCAAGACCGTCGAGACCGCGATCCGCGCGCTCACCGCGGTCTCGGACCAGACGACGATCGACTCGGTCCCGTCGATCCGCCGCGCCAACGCCGGCGGCCACGCGATCGGCCTCGGGCAGATGAACCTGCACGGGTACCTGGCGCGCGAGCGGGTGCACTACGGGTCCGAGGAGGGCCTCGACTTCACGAACATCTACTTCTACACGGTCGCGTACCACGCGATCCGGGCGTCGAACCGCCTCGCGATCGAGCGCAGCCAGAAGTTCGACGGGTTCGAGGACTCGAAGTACGCCACCGGCGAGTACTTCCAGAAGTACGTCGAGCGTGCGTGGGAGCCCAGGACGGCGCGGGTGCGCGAGCTCTTCGCGACGGCCGGCGTGCACATCCCGACGCAGGACGACTGGCGCGAGCTGGCCGCCTCCGTGCAGGAGCACGGCCTGTACAACCAGAACCTCCAGGCCGTCCCGCCGACCGGCTCGATCTCCTACATCAACCACTCGACGTCGTCGATCCACCCGGTCGCCTCGAAGATCGAGATCCGCAAGGAGGGCAAGATCGGGCGCGTCTACTACCCGGCGCCCTTCCTGACGAACGACAACCTCGAGTACTACGACGACGCGTACGAGATCGGCTACGAGAAGATCATCGACACGTACGCCGAGGCGACGCAGCACGTCGACCAGGGCCTGTCGCTCACGCTGTTCTTCAAGGACACCGCGACGACGCGTGACATCAACCGCGCGCAGATCTACGCGTGGCGCAAGGGCATCAAGACGCTCTACTACATCCGCCTGCGCCAGATGGCCCTCGAGGGGACCGAGGTCGAGGGCTGCGTCAGCTGCATGCTCTGA
- a CDS encoding DUF1540 domain-containing protein: MSALTDMPAVSECSVDQCSYNDHNHGCHAEAVTIGGSGVDAACATFIPLDIRGGLDRVVSHVGACQRHDCAHNDHLECSAPAVRVGAGRDLADCLTYTHR; this comes from the coding sequence ATGAGCGCCCTCACGGACATGCCCGCCGTCAGCGAGTGTTCGGTCGACCAGTGCTCCTACAACGACCACAACCACGGCTGCCACGCCGAGGCGGTCACGATCGGCGGCAGCGGGGTCGACGCGGCCTGCGCCACCTTCATCCCGCTCGACATCCGCGGGGGGCTCGACCGGGTCGTCTCGCACGTCGGCGCGTGCCAGCGCCACGACTGCGCGCACAACGACCACCTCGAGTGCAGCGCACCGGCGGTCCGGGTCGGCGCCGGCCGCGACCTCGCCGACTGCCTGACGTACACGCACCGCTGA
- the nrdH gene encoding glutaredoxin-like protein NrdH codes for MSITVYTKPSCVQCNATYRALDKLGFEYEVVDISQDADARDYVMSLGHLQAPVVVAGGQHWSGYRPDQIKALAERMADAVA; via the coding sequence ATGTCGATCACCGTCTACACGAAGCCGTCCTGCGTGCAGTGCAACGCGACGTACCGCGCGCTCGACAAGCTGGGCTTCGAGTACGAGGTCGTCGACATCAGCCAGGACGCCGACGCGCGCGACTACGTCATGTCGCTCGGCCACCTGCAGGCGCCCGTCGTCGTCGCCGGCGGGCAGCACTGGTCCGGCTACCGCCCCGACCAGATCAAGGCGCTCGCGGAGCGCATGGCCGACGCGGTCGCCTGA
- a CDS encoding phosphotransferase, producing the protein MNPAQLAPHDDAPGPLLTSGRDADVYALDDDRVLRRNRNGESVLREAAVVRHVWAHGFPAPQVFRAEGADLEMERLHGPTLLQALAAEEVPLREGAVVLAELLNRLHRLPVPQDDLLAVGGPDDVVVHLDLHPGNVVLTESHGPAVVDWSAAGLGSASLDVATTALLLAEVAADEGGDYSNAAQVLLVAFLAAVDHDPLPALDEAVRLRIRDTTHLVEGERELVPAAAALVTRYAHGAHS; encoded by the coding sequence ATGAATCCCGCGCAGCTCGCACCGCACGACGACGCCCCCGGGCCGCTCCTCACCTCGGGTCGCGACGCGGACGTGTACGCGCTCGACGACGACCGGGTCCTGCGCCGCAACCGGAACGGCGAGAGCGTGCTGCGCGAGGCCGCGGTGGTCCGGCACGTGTGGGCGCACGGGTTCCCTGCCCCGCAGGTCTTCCGGGCCGAGGGTGCCGACCTCGAGATGGAGCGCCTGCACGGGCCGACGCTGCTCCAGGCGCTCGCCGCGGAGGAGGTGCCGCTGCGCGAGGGCGCGGTCGTGCTCGCCGAGCTGCTCAACCGCCTGCACCGCCTCCCGGTGCCGCAGGACGACCTGCTCGCGGTCGGCGGGCCGGACGACGTCGTCGTGCACCTCGACCTGCACCCGGGGAACGTGGTCCTCACCGAGTCGCACGGCCCCGCGGTCGTCGACTGGTCGGCCGCAGGCCTGGGCAGCGCGTCGCTCGACGTCGCGACGACCGCCCTGCTGCTCGCCGAGGTCGCGGCCGACGAGGGCGGCGACTACTCGAACGCCGCGCAGGTCCTCCTCGTGGCGTTCCTCGCCGCCGTCGACCACGACCCGCTGCCCGCGCTCGACGAGGCGGTGCGGCTCCGGATACGGGACACCACCCACCTCGTCGAGGGCGAGCGCGAGCTCGTGCCGGCCGCCGCGGCGCTCGTGACCCGGTACGCGCACGGCGCGCACTCCTGA